The Pseudomonas pergaminensis nucleotide sequence ACGTGATCAAGTACACCAAGCTCGGCCGCATGTGCCGCGCGACCCAGCAAGACCGCAAGATGGCGTCGATCCTCGGCATCAACACCGACCGGGTGATCTCCTACGTGTTCGTCATCGGTGCCGCCATGGCTGCATTGGCCGGCGTGCTCATCACCCTCAACTACGGCACCTTCGACTTCTATGCCGGCTTCATCATCGGCATCAAGGCATTTACCGCAGCGGTACTCGGCGGCATCGGCTCCCTGCCTGGGGCGATGTTGGGCGGGATCATCCTCGGTATCTCCGAGTCGTTGTTCTCGGGGTTGATCAACTCTGACTACAAAGACGTGTTCAGTTTCTCCCTGCTGGTGGTGATTCTGATTTTCCGTCCCCAGGGCCTGCTTGGTCGCCCACTTGTGGCGAAGGTGTAAACATGTCTGCTGCCAAACCAATCGATATCAAGAAAAGTGTGGTCGATACGGTCCTCGCCGGGCTGATTTCGCTGATCGTGTTCGGTCCGATCGTCGGCGTTGTACTCGACGGCTACAGCTTCAACCTGGAACCGGCCCGCGTGGGCCTGCTGGTGGCCATTGTGATGGTCGGCCGCTTTGCCATGAGCCTGTTCCTGCAAACCCCCAAGGGCGTGAAGATTTTGCAGGGCTTCGAGAGCAGTGGCTCTGGCGTGCATGTGCTGGCGCCGGACTACAAGTCGCGGCTGCGCTGGATCATCCCAGCACTGATCGTGATCGCCATCGTGTTTCCGATCTTCGCCAACAAGTACCTGCTGACCGTGGTGATCCTCGGGCTGATCTACGTGTTGCTCGGCCTGGGCCTCAACATCGTGGTGGGCCTGGCCGGCTTGCTCGACCTGGGTTACGTGGCGTTCTACGCCATCGGCGCCTACGGCCTTGCTCTGGGTTATCAATACCTGGGCCTGGGCTTCTGGACCGTGTTGCCATTGGCGGCCATCGCCGCAGCGTTGGCGGGGTGCATACTCGGGTTCCCGGTGCTACGAATGCACGGTGACTATTTGGCCATCGTGACCCTGGGCTTTGGTGAAATCATCCGTCTGGTGCTCAACAACTGGCTGTCGTTTACCGGCGGACCCAACGGCATGCCGGTGCCCTCGCCGACCTTCCTCGGCCTGGAGTTCGGCAAGCGCGCGAAGGATGGCGGGGTTCCCTTCCATGAATTCTTCGGCATCGACTACAACCCCAACATCAAATTCCTGTTCATCTACATTGTGCTGTTCCTGGTGGTGCTGGCCGTGCTGTACATCAAGCATCGCCTGACCCGCATGCCGGTAGGCCGCGCCTGGGAAGCGCTGCGCGAAGATGAAATCGCCTGCCGTTCCATGGGCCTGAACCACGTGCTGGTCAAGCTCTCGGCCTTCACCATCGGTGCATCGACTGCCGGTTTGGCCGGTGTGTTCTTTGCCAGCTACCAGGGCTTCGTCAACCCGTCATCGTTCACCTTCTTCGAGTCGGCGCTGATCCTGGCCATCGTGGTGCTGGGCGGCATGGGCTCGACGGTGGGCGTGGTGATCGCGGCCTTTGTATTGACCGTCGCCCCCGAGCTGCTGCGCAGCTTCTCCGAGTACCGCGTGCTGCTGTTTGGCGTGTTGATGGTAGTGATGATGATCTGGCGACCGCGCGGCCTGATCCGGATCAGCCGCACCGGTGTGACGCCACGTAAGGGGGTAGCGCCATGAGCAAGGAAGTCGTGCTCTCCGTGGAACACCTGATGATGCACTTCGGTGGCATCAAGGCCTTGAGCGACGTGAGCCTCAAGGTCGAACGCAACTCGATCTTCGCCCTGATCGGCCCCAACGGCGCCGGCAAGACCACAGTGTTCAACTGCCTCACCGGTTTCTACAAAGCCAGCGGCGGCAAGATCGAACTCAACATCCGTGGCAAGCAGACCAACGTGATCCAACTGCTGGGCGAGCGCTTCAAGGCCACCGACTTTGTGTCGCCCAGGAGCTTTTTCAGCCGCGTTTACTACAAGATGTTCGGCGGCACCCACCTGGTTAACCGTGCCGGTTTGGCGCGTACCTTCCAGAACATTCGCCTGTTCAAGGAAATGTCGGTGCTGGAGAATCTGCTGGTGGCCCAGCACATGTGGGTCAACCGCAACATGCTCGCGGGCATTCTCAACACCAAGGGCTACCGCAAGGCTGAAAGCGATGCCCTCGACCACGCCTTCTACTGGCTGGAAGTGGTGGACCTGGTGGACTGCGCCAACCGCCTGGCGGGTGAACTCTCCTACGGCCAACAGCGCCGCCTGGAAATCGCCCGCGCCATGTGCACCCGGCCGCAGATCATCTGCCTGGACGAACCCGCTGCGGGCCTCAACCCCCAGGAAACCGAAGCCCTCAGCGCGATGATTCGCCTGTTGCGCGACGAACACGACCTCACGGTGGTACTGATCGAACACGACATGGGCATGGTGATGAGTATTTCCGACCACATCGTGGTGCTCGACCACGGCAACGTGATCGCCGAAGGCGAGCCGGACGCGATCCGCAACGACCCGAAAGTGATTGCCGCCTACCTGGGCGCTGACGAAGAGGAGTTGGTATGAGTGCACCTATCCTCGAAATGAAGGACCTGGACGTGTATTACGGCCCAATCCAGGCCCTGAAAAAAGTCTCGCTGCACATCAATGAAGGCGAAACTGTCAGCCTGATTGGCTCCAACGGCGCGGGCAAGTCCACGCTGCTGATGTCGATCTTCGGCCAGCCACGGGCCGAGTCGGGGCAGATCATCTATAACGGCGTGGACATTACCCACAAGTCGTCGCACTACATCGCCTCCAACGGCATTGCGCAGTCGCCGGAAGGGCGGCGGGTGTTCCCTGACATGACCGTCGAGGAGAACCTGCTGATGGGCACCATCCCGATTGGCGACAAGTTTGCCCAGGAAGATATGCAGCGCATGTTCGAGCTGTTTCCAAGGCTCAAGGAGCGGCGTAACCAGCGCGCCATGACCATGTCCGGCGGCGAGCAGCAAATGCTCGCCATCGCCCGCGCGCTGATGAGCCGGCCCAAGCTGTTGCTGCTGGATGAACCGAGCCTGGGCCTGGCGCCGATTGTGGTGAAGCAGATCTTCTCGACGTTGCGCGAGCTGGCCTCCACCGGGATGACCATCTTCCTGGTGGAACAGAACGCCAACCATGCGCTGCGCTTGTCGGACCGCGCGTATGTGATGGTCAACGGCGAGATTCGCCTGACCGGCACCGGCAAGGAATTGCTGGTGAACGAGGAAGTGCGCAACGCCTACCTCGGCGGGCACTGATGTAAAACTTGATGCAGGCCTCCTGTAGGTGGCTGCTGCATGTGGGAGCTGGCTTGCCTGCGATGCAAACGCCTCGGTCTATCAGTTGAACCGAGGAGATTGCATCGCAGGCAAGCCAGCTCCCACATTTGTTTTTGCGGTGTTCACAAGGCCGCTGCCAAATTGTGGAAAACAAATCTGGCTCCCCTCCAAAGCGCGACATATAGCCGCCGCAAATCCCTGTTTTGTCACAGTTTTGACTTGTCCCCATCCGCTGTGGAACCGGCTGTGGGTAACGTGGGTGTAGCTGGCTGGACGCCAATAAATACGGGGCCTGTAGCGCGATGGTTAATATTTGATCAGGCGGTTTTTAGTGACCGCTCCAGCACTTTGTCAACCTGTTTAAAGACACAGGTATATGACCGAAAAATGTCTATACAGCCTGTGGATAAGTCTGTGACTAAACTCTGGAAAGACCGCCGCAGAGGCCGGAATGACTGGCCTGGAGCCATCGTTCCGATTTCCCGTTCTTCCTGGGGCCTACATACGCTCCCGCCAAGGTCAAGCAAAAAACTTTCTAAAACCGCCTGAAACCCTTGTGTATAAAGGCCTGAGGCATTTTGCACTTGCCCCCAAAGACTGTGGGCGCAGCTGTGGATAACCTGCGCGCATATAGCTGCAAGCCACGGTTTATATGGCTTTGCTCGTCATGGTTAAAAAATGATCAGGTGCGCGTGAAGTTGTGTGCATAGCGGTTGCCGCCATCGCGGCGTACGGGCATTCTGCTGGCTGATTTTTTCCCCGATGCCCGCAAGGAGAACACCATGTCCGACACGCTGTTTATTACTGGCGCAACCTCAGGTTTCGGCGAAGCCTGCGCCCGTCGTTTTGCCGAAGCCGGCTGGAAACTGGTGCTCACTGGCCGTCGTGGCGACCGCCTGAATGCGCTGGTCGAAGAGCTTTCCAAGCAGACCGAAGTACACGGCCTGGTGGTGGATGTGCGGGATCGCAAAGGCATGGAAGACGCCATCGCCAACCTGCCTCCGTCGTTCGCCAAGCTGCGCGGGCTGATCAACAACGCCGGCCTGGCCGTGGGCACTGACCCTGCGCCCAAGTGCAGCCTCGACGATTGGGAAACCATGGTCGACACCAACATCAAGGGCCTGCTGACCACGACCAGCCTGCTGCTGCCGCGCCTGATCGCCCATGGCCGTGGCGCCGGTATCATCAACCTGGGCTCCATCGCCGGCAGCTACCCGTACCCGGGCAGCCATGTGTATGGCGGCTCCAAGGCATTCGTGAAGCAGTTCTCGCTGAACCTGCGCTGCGACCTGCAGGGCACCGGCGTGCGCGTCACCAACATTGAGCCAGGCCTGTGCGAGAGCGAGTTCTCACTGGTGCGTTTTGGCGGCGATCAGGCGCGCTATGACGCGACCTATGCGGGTGCCGAGCCGATCCAGCCGCAGGACATCGCCGACACGATCTTCTGGGTGCTCAACACACCGGCGCACGTGAATATCAACCGGTTGGAACTGATGCCGGTGAGCCAGACCTGGGCTGGGTTTGCGATTGAGCGTGGCGCCAAAGGCTGACGCTCCGTCCTGCTGGTTTTTGTGGTGAGCGAGCTTGCCTCGCGCGGGGCAAGCCCGCTCATCACAGGATCAGTTTTTACCGGTAACCATGCGGCAAATCGGCCAAAACACGACATAAGGTACACTCCACCCGGTAAAACCCCTCCGCACCGTGCGGATTTAAGGTTTTGACGGGAGGAAATGTGAGTAACCGAGGTGAGCAGGCACTGCTCAAACAATCGACCATCCTGATGTTCGCTGTCGCGATCGCCGGGATCGTCACGGGCGTGGTATCCGGCGCCCAATCCATTCTGTTCGACGGCTTTTTCTCGCTGATCGCCACCGCTATCAAGGTGTTGATGCTGATCACGGCCAAGCTGATCGCCAAGAAAAGCAACGAGCGCTTCCAGTTCGGCTATTGGCACCTGGAGCCCATGGTGCTGCTGATCGAAGGCAGTTTCCTGTTGCTGATCGCCATCTATGCGTTCCTCAACGGTGTGTTCGGCATCATCAATGGCGGGCGCGAGATTGAGTTGGGGCTGGTGATCATCTACGCGGCAGTGTTCACCGTCGTCGAGTTCGCCTACTTCTTCTACGTGCGCTACCGCAATCGCCGGCTGAAATCATCGCTGATCCAGTTCGATAACATCAGTTGGCTGGTGGACGCGATGCTGTCGGTGGGCTTGCTGATCAGCTTTCTGGCGGCACTGTTGCTCAAGTCCCAGGGCTATGGCGAGTGGGCGGTATACGTCGACCCGTTGATCCTGATCCTGCTGGCCCTGAGCATGCTGGCACCGGCGTTCAAGATCCTGCGCCCAGCGTTGCGCGAGGTGCTGGGGATTGCGCCAGACCACCTGGACGACAAAGTGCGCGAAGTGATGGAGGCGGTGCAGGCCAAACATGGTTTCGACGACTACGTGTCGTACGTGCAAAAGCACGGGCGGGCGCGGTTTATCGAGATTCATGTGGTGCTGCCGGCGGATTACCCGGTGGATAACGTCGCGACCCTCGACGCGCTGCGCGAAGAGATATCCACAGGGCTCGGCACGCCGGATGCGGCGCGTTGGCTAACGATCAGCTTTACCGGGGATCGCAAGTGGATTGCGTGAGGTCAGTGAGATCGAGTTGACGCCTTCGCGAGCAAGCCCGCTCCCACATTTCGACCGTGTTTCAAGGATGTACTCGGTCAAACTGTGGGAGCGGGCTTGCTCGCGAAGAGGCCCTGGCGTTCACCCAAGATGCTGGACAAGGCCCTGGTAGCAAGTCGCCAAATGATAAGGGGTAGTCGAAGGCATATCCCACCGACTCACCACACCTTGGGCATCCAGGCATTCATTCCAGCCTTTTGTATGCAAGAAGTGCTGTTGCAGCGCCAGCAATTGGCGCTGCAGCACTGCTTCGCTGTCCGGCCGCAAGGTCAGTGCCCGCAGGTACTCGGCCTGGGCCCAGATCCGCTGGGTACCGTCGCGCACAGTGCCATCCAGCGCCAACATGCCGCTGACCGCACCGCTGGCGTTATCCACACCCTTGAGCTCGGCGTAGGCGAAAGCCCGCGTCAGCGAAGCATGCAGCGGCGTACCGCGCAGCACATCCGAAGACTCCAGCAAAAAGAACCACTCGAATTGATGGCCCGGTTCGAACCAGTTATCCACAGCGCCCAGCGGTTTTTCCATCATCACGCCGTGCTGGCGGTCGATGAAACGCTGCTGCATGGCCGTCGCCAAGGCCAGCAGGGCCGCTCGCACTTGTGCATCTTCACGCACGGCGAGGGTAGCGAGGAAACCTTCGGCCA carries:
- a CDS encoding cation diffusion facilitator family transporter; protein product: MSNRGEQALLKQSTILMFAVAIAGIVTGVVSGAQSILFDGFFSLIATAIKVLMLITAKLIAKKSNERFQFGYWHLEPMVLLIEGSFLLLIAIYAFLNGVFGIINGGREIELGLVIIYAAVFTVVEFAYFFYVRYRNRRLKSSLIQFDNISWLVDAMLSVGLLISFLAALLLKSQGYGEWAVYVDPLILILLALSMLAPAFKILRPALREVLGIAPDHLDDKVREVMEAVQAKHGFDDYVSYVQKHGRARFIEIHVVLPADYPVDNVATLDALREEISTGLGTPDAARWLTISFTGDRKWIA
- a CDS encoding ABC transporter ATP-binding protein — its product is MSAPILEMKDLDVYYGPIQALKKVSLHINEGETVSLIGSNGAGKSTLLMSIFGQPRAESGQIIYNGVDITHKSSHYIASNGIAQSPEGRRVFPDMTVEENLLMGTIPIGDKFAQEDMQRMFELFPRLKERRNQRAMTMSGGEQQMLAIARALMSRPKLLLLDEPSLGLAPIVVKQIFSTLRELASTGMTIFLVEQNANHALRLSDRAYVMVNGEIRLTGTGKELLVNEEVRNAYLGGH
- a CDS encoding ABC transporter ATP-binding protein, which produces MSKEVVLSVEHLMMHFGGIKALSDVSLKVERNSIFALIGPNGAGKTTVFNCLTGFYKASGGKIELNIRGKQTNVIQLLGERFKATDFVSPRSFFSRVYYKMFGGTHLVNRAGLARTFQNIRLFKEMSVLENLLVAQHMWVNRNMLAGILNTKGYRKAESDALDHAFYWLEVVDLVDCANRLAGELSYGQQRRLEIARAMCTRPQIICLDEPAAGLNPQETEALSAMIRLLRDEHDLTVVLIEHDMGMVMSISDHIVVLDHGNVIAEGEPDAIRNDPKVIAAYLGADEEELV
- a CDS encoding SDR family oxidoreductase, which encodes MSDTLFITGATSGFGEACARRFAEAGWKLVLTGRRGDRLNALVEELSKQTEVHGLVVDVRDRKGMEDAIANLPPSFAKLRGLINNAGLAVGTDPAPKCSLDDWETMVDTNIKGLLTTTSLLLPRLIAHGRGAGIINLGSIAGSYPYPGSHVYGGSKAFVKQFSLNLRCDLQGTGVRVTNIEPGLCESEFSLVRFGGDQARYDATYAGAEPIQPQDIADTIFWVLNTPAHVNINRLELMPVSQTWAGFAIERGAKG
- the livM gene encoding high-affinity branched-chain amino acid ABC transporter permease LivM, whose protein sequence is MSAAKPIDIKKSVVDTVLAGLISLIVFGPIVGVVLDGYSFNLEPARVGLLVAIVMVGRFAMSLFLQTPKGVKILQGFESSGSGVHVLAPDYKSRLRWIIPALIVIAIVFPIFANKYLLTVVILGLIYVLLGLGLNIVVGLAGLLDLGYVAFYAIGAYGLALGYQYLGLGFWTVLPLAAIAAALAGCILGFPVLRMHGDYLAIVTLGFGEIIRLVLNNWLSFTGGPNGMPVPSPTFLGLEFGKRAKDGGVPFHEFFGIDYNPNIKFLFIYIVLFLVVLAVLYIKHRLTRMPVGRAWEALREDEIACRSMGLNHVLVKLSAFTIGASTAGLAGVFFASYQGFVNPSSFTFFESALILAIVVLGGMGSTVGVVIAAFVLTVAPELLRSFSEYRVLLFGVLMVVMMIWRPRGLIRISRTGVTPRKGVAP
- a CDS encoding AGE family epimerase/isomerase, whose amino-acid sequence is MPSASQPALNTVLTHFHSLIVPLWQGPGWNAELALPYEALDADHQPLPPQRYRAMACARQLYLFASLIGEPGAGFAEERAAALFRSLQRHFHDAEHGGWFYSIDPAGQPLDKRKDLYTHAFIIFACAHYWAKVREPLVESVLNAALEVVAERFSTGDGLYEAVLERNWSSLKSGPLQNPLMHLAEGFLATLAVREDAQVRAALLALATAMQQRFIDRQHGVMMEKPLGAVDNWFEPGHQFEWFFLLESSDVLRGTPLHASLTRAFAYAELKGVDNASGAVSGMLALDGTVRDGTQRIWAQAEYLRALTLRPDSEAVLQRQLLALQQHFLHTKGWNECLDAQGVVSRWDMPSTTPYHLATCYQGLVQHLG